The stretch of DNA CAACAGTCTGCCAACACCtactttgcttttcaaagaaatataaaCTAATTGCTTGAAAACTCTCCCATTAGGCCTTTCCTGATTGTTATACTCAAATTTATATCATCTAATTAAAACTccacctttaaaaaatatatatactattttaataataaaaagtgcTCTAGTGATTAAAAATGCAGTATGTATAATTTTATATTgacattcttttattttggttatacACAAAATAATCCTGACAGatctgttttctttgattttaagCATTAGTCTCTTGCTTTGCAGAACAATAAGGTAATATCAGACATAATTATCTATTAAACCACTAATGTTAGTTGCATATTTCACTGAAAGCTATAATGTCAGGATTAATAGAGTATTAGCACTTCCCCATTAGTTGCCTCTATCTGCTACAAGTTATTTTCAATAGTGATTGCACACTTCATACAGTCTTTATCTGTTCTACTGACAGCTTGCTTAGATAtatggttattattattattattaatgtaaatGCAGATCATTAGCACTGTGTTAGTCTGATGGAAAGAATGGCGGTGCTCATTACTTCTACTGCTTATAGTATGAATAGTGACTCTAAAGCTTGCCTGACTACACCTTAAAAAACTctctaatttacagtaaaatacaggCAGAATTGTAACGTAGAAATACGGACTCTACCATAtttatacggtaaaattctggttACCACAGCTGAAgatattttaccataaattagagacctttttattttacagtgtacTAAAGTGTACAGACACTGATCTAAAATTTCCCCTCAAGTAATTCAATTACTCCTCAACTGAAACCAAAGTTCAAGACTCGCTTTTCATCTCTTGAAGCCAGAAAATCACttacatttctttatataatctaaaataattaataaaaaaaatagatcttACACAGTCATATAAATAatctttctttcagcaaataaatatattttgtctgTTACCCTATTGTTACATTACAAGTATTTGTCACAAAATAACTAAATCAGACTGTCTAGGAACTTTTAATGACTAATTTATATAATctaaattaaagcaaatgtgtGTTGATCGACATGAGTGCCCATAACTGTGAAGGGtgttgtatatatttatttttctaggcTACGTATATGAATCTTAATGAAGTTGTATTTGTTTGTACACATGTATATGACTATGTGAAAGTTCTTTGAGGAAACTGTTATGTatattttctcaatttcttGGCTATGGTTACATTTTGGCTGCATTCAGTACTTAAATAGGCTGACAACATGTCAACACACAATCAGGTGAGTCAGTAATTAAACCCCTACTAAATGATGAATGATTGTAGATGTTAAAATTTGAACAACAATGATGCATTTTAGTACCTTTAGCTGCTGCAGACTACATTATGAGGTGAGATGTGTTCATCAGGTGGTTATTCACTTTGGTAATGCAAACAATCCCAGTGAAAGGTAAAGCACACAATTTAGATCTATTAGACCTGCAGTCTAAGGGGGGAACAAGTAGCTGGCCAAAGAACCTACTGTAAGGAGAAAATACACATCAAGTCATCtgacacaaaaaatacacaaataattttgtttaaatgtggaTCTTTGTTTATCATGTCACCTAATTCATATGACATGGAACCGAcctctgtgttttatgtttaaatctGCTCAACTCACCTTAAGTCACCCTGCTTATAAACTGCATTATTGAACAAATTAGCTGCACATTTTTGACCCATGTTTTAGTTTCAAGTAACCAGATCTGAGTGTCATCGTGACTTCAGACACACTGACCTTGACTCACCCTTTGAATGGATGCAGCTGATTTCAGGAATGTACCATAAAGTTGGAGAGAAATATTGAAACTGATTCCTCTGTTTCAGCATGTTTGTATTCTGTGATTCTTCCGTTACTTGTAATTTCTCTCACCAATCTAAAGCCTGTCTACACCTGCTCCCCTTGTGCGCCGGATTTATCTTTAAGGGGTGTGGTTTCAGTTGCCGGAGTGGGGGCTGCAGGAGCGGCTGCAGGAGCGGCTGCAGGAGTGGCTGCAGCCGCTGCTGCCGGCGCCTCCACCAGCGGGACCTTCTCTTTCTCAGGAGAAGAGGCTTGAAGAGTTATGGCCGTGCTGGAAGTGGCACCAGGATCCTCAGCGGAAGAGGTGGCAGGAGGCAGAGCGCCGCCAAATTCACGGGCAATCTCATCAAATGTCTTTCCCTTCGTTTCTGGGACTTTGATAAATGTGAAGATGAAAAAGATGATGAGGAAGGCAGTGAAGATGAGGAACACCCATGGTCCACACCACTCCTGTGGAGAAACAGGAGGGAAATCAGAATAACTGCACTGCAAAATCTTACCATTTAATTTTCActagcttctagtgcaaatgtctttgtACACATGAAAttaggcaaaactaacttacaagtaacttttcagcaagatatggtagcttgttttcagtaaataattcctaaatatggATAAAAGTGATACTTCCactgggaaaatgtcttgttatacgtgaaaaaaatctgcttttttaaatcaatattaaggaattatttactgcagtgcaaacaagctcctgtatcaaACATCCAACCTAACTTGTAAGTTAGTCTTAaattcaagtgaactaagaaatttgcattagaaactagacaaaaaaatacaaagattttgtggttttgcattttaattatcCCTCCACCCCCcagagtaaataaaacaaaacaaaactcataTAATCTTGCatgaaataaagattttagtGTTCAAAATCaagtctgaaacagaaaaatggaaacTCTAGAAGTGTAAACTAAATGTAACCAATCAGGGCAGCCTTGTCTTTTCTTACCACTAGTTTCGGAAAGCTCATTCCAACAAGGAAATTGGCTGTCCAGTTGCAGCATCCTGCTACAGCCATGGCCGCAGGACGGGGCCCCTGGGAGAAAAGCTCAGCCACAATGAACCATGGAATGGGACCAGGGCCCAGCTCAAACATAGCCACAAAAAGCATGACAGCCAGGATTGCCACGTAGCTCATAGCTGTAATGTGCGTCTGCTCAGAAAGTGGGAAGAAAGAGGAAATgatcagacaaaaacacacatgagCAATTCACTGGCAGAAAAGTTGATTAGAAGCTAATGATAATGAGGGCATCTGCTGCAGAATACACAACTCTAATTGTCTCTCATGACTCTTTGTAACTGTGTTATTTCTCATTGCAGGAACCATCTTTAGTGTTCTGTCAATCTAAACCAAACATTATGACAAAAAGACATTAAACTATGGCAGAAGTTCATTATTTTATGAGCTGAAACTGCAACTAAattatgtgaaaacaaaacaaaaaataaagccCATTCAAACTATCTACACTTTTAAGTCACTAATTCTTGAATATCAATAAAGAgcattagttccactggcatattatttcacatataaggtggaaaaatgtcttgttataagtaaaataatatgccagtggaactagtgcTTTTTTATCAACAGTAAGGAAATAATTACTTAAACCAAGCTTTAATATCTTGGTGAAGTTATGtctaagttttgtcttatttcgagTGAACTAAGATACTTACACTGTAAACTataccaaaatacttggtaaaattttgtatttttactgtctgtctgtctgtctgtctgtctgtctatgtatataaatatttgatgaTATCTGTGCATCCACCCACCAACAGGAGGGAGACTGTCATGACCAGGGCACTGACGGCCATTCCTCCCAATCCCAGGAGATGTAAAGTCCTTCGTCCAGCCTTTTCCACCAGAAAGAGCTGAAGGACAGAGAAGGAGACTGTGATCCTCTGTAGAATGGATCTAAATGCAGGCAGGAAATAAAGCATTTGCTGAGTCACTTACAGAAACAACGGTGAAGATAGTATTGACAATTCCGGCTCCTATTGTGGCGTAGATGGGTTGCTTCACTCCAGCTGAGCTAAAGATCCCTGTGGAGTAGTAAAACACCTGAGAGATACatacaggaaagaaaaaagaaaagaaaattgtggtTAAAATGCAACTTATAAATTTTAGAAACAGgcttttaatgttgttttttattcataaaccGTAATCCctggcagaaaacaaaaataaaaataataaatataaataatacaataaaaaataatcttcataAAAACGTTGAACTCACGTTATGGGAAATTTTTCAGATATTCCTATGTTTTCttattctgatttattcttGATTTTCTCATGTTGTCCTATGATGTAATGTCACGTCTGTACTTCTTGCATTTATGGTTAAATAAACGGcaactgtaatattttttggtTATGTCAATAGTTGAATATCAAGTACAATAGAGCAGAGCTGTACAAAGTGTGATTATGTGAGAATGTTTCTCCGCACTCACAGCATTGATTCCTGATAGCTGCTGGGAGAGCTGCAGCATGACGGCGATGAGGAGGGGCTGCCTGTAGGCCGCTGAGCGAAACAGCTCAGCGATGGTCACCATCTTCTCCATCGCCATCTTGGCGCTCTCCTCCTTCATCTCCTGGATGTCTTTGTTCACGTCCTCCGTGCCACGTAGACGAACCAGAGCTGTCAACAGAATTATATAGCAAGATGAGCCACTTCTGATGGTGATGGACTGATTTTGAAAGAGAGAGTtatataaaataagttttgaCAGAAATAGAAGGAGAAGTGAACTTCTGAGTAGcaaagtgtgttttaaaatgatgggggaaaaaacagcttCCTGACTTGTCTAACCTCCTGTGTTTCTAGCCGCATTTGCTAAGTCTCCTTCCAACctctgattgttttattttgaacagattCACAAAGCTCAACTACTTACTCCATTTATTGCTCACTTTTTGTATGCTATTCATTTCAATTCTGCTCCAGATTCTTTAAATAGGTTGCTCCAAATATAAGTAGACATAAACATCAAGTCCAGCTTGTGCAAGCAATCTGCAATAGTAGTGAGAGATCCAGCTTTTTTCTAAGATTTACTACTTTTGGCTTAGTTCCCTCAGCAGAGCTCTCACAGCTCTCAAATGACTCTTCATTCATCAGGTCCCAGTTATTCTCTCTTCAGCCACAAGCACACCAGTGGCAGAAAATCATTGCATCTGAATCTGAAGCTGTGGTTAAACCTTCATTCAGCAgctgtatttaaagaaaaaaaggcaatttcATGATCCACAGTTCTTACTTCAAACAGTAGATGGCACTGCAGATAAAATCTACCTGTATTTAACAACTGGTtgcagaaaaactgtaaatgtgaACAGTGGATCTCCAACAATGCAAAGTGATGCTATTTAGTTAAATACACAATTGTAGAAGATTTTCCATTATTTGCAGATTTAGAGTAAAATGAAATTGCAATTTCAGATCTGCATGCAAACATTTGTGAGAGGCAAACTTACAGCTTTGTGAGTTTGCCCCTCTGCCTTTCTTAATGACTCTCCTCTTGTTTAATAATGACCCGTCCTCCATTAATACTGCATGTAGAAGCAGTAAAAGCAGTAATCTATTACCATCTACCTTTGCGTGCTTGTTCCTCCTGCTTAAGGTTGATCAGAAGGAAGCGGGGACTCTCAGGACAGAAGGGCAGCAAGATGCACTGCAGCACAGCAGGGGCCACGGTGAGGGCCAGCAGCAGGGGCCACAGCTTGTcagaacccaacagaacctCCAGACCAAAGATCTAAAAGGAAAAGACACACCAGCAGAACTAATTTGATTCTATGCGGTTAAGCTGAATGCAACCCAATTCACATGATTCATTGATGTGTATTTTCTtgaaagattatttatttatgtcactAAATTGTTAAATTACCTACCAAAAGTCATTACTGAtctgttttttaagtaaatttaaaatacatttgattttgCATCTGCTCTGGTTCATTTCATTATTGTTGCTGCCTTGTTTAATTGTGTCTATATGGTATTTATATATGGGCTCTaatctaattattttaaaaataagtagaGGAAAGTCATTAATTATAAGAACCTGAGTATTTGGAAGTGAGTAAAGTTTCGAACCTGAGCAATCAGGATGCCCACTACCACTCCGAGCTGATGCAGAGTACCAAATGCTCCACGAAGAGGTGTGGGGGACACCTCCCCCACGTACATGGGAGTCAGCCCGGTGAAGAGACCGCAGAACAGGCCAATGACCAGACGACCCGCAATCACCATCTCATAGGAGGAGCAGATGGTGGAGAACCCCATGAGGAGGCCTCCGATCACAGCCAGGATGTTCACCAGGAACATGGAGCGCCGTCTGAGGAGAGGAAGagtaaagaaacattaaatggaCAAAAACATGAACTAGTGTTacgaaaaataatttctcaaatcTTTAAATGCTAACATGAAATTTCATCCCCTACCTGCCAAATCTATTGGCCATGATGCCCACACTGAAGGAGCCCACCATGCCGCCCACACTAAAGATGGCTACAGCAACGCTCCAGACGATGGTACAAACCCCTGAACTGATGGGCTCGTTGTAACGCTGCAACCAGGTTTGGTTGAAGAACGACCgcagtttctaaataaaaagtttatggTTTATGGTTAAGATGagtatttctctctctctttttctcgaTTTAGTGGTTTCACAACCGAAACTAATTGGTTTTGAACATATCAGTttcaattaaacataaaaaaaaacatattttaaatttttttcttaaaaagaactAGTTATTGGCTAATTTAAGTTTAATAGTACTgttaaaatgtgattatgttTGGGCTAattataaaagagaaaaactcttTAGATGTGTTTACAGCatgaatatttcaaaattacaaaattttcaGCTGGACGTTTTAAGAGAGAAACTTTAGGacttaaatatataaactttacTGAATCTATTTTGTCTTACACGTCATATAAATAGAATTTGTAATGACTAAGCCATAAAGTGTGATCTCTGTGATAGGAtaacaggaaacaagaaaaaacctGCCACAATAATGAAAACTCTTAGGGTAAAAGTTCAAAGGATAAAACTCCCAGTTGAAATGAACTTCATACTGATTTATCGcctgcaaaataaaagcacaagaCCTGAGAATTATGACTCTTGTTCTATTCTGACTTTCTCCATCTATTACAAGGACTATTAATGATTGGTGTTTGCTTCCtctacaaaaacacagactAGATCAGTCAGTTAATACGTTTTGACAAACAGCCTTCATGTTGTGAccctttcttgttttatgttgtgGTAAATGTGACCTCAGCATGAGACGTACATACTTACGTCTTTTATTACTGCAGAGCAGAACAGGCAGTAGCTACACTGTTAGTTAGCATGTAACTGGCCTgaagatttaaatgtttagatCCATGAGGTGGGTGACCACCTTTTGTTTATAGCATTTGTGAAGCAGTAGAAAGATAATTACAGTAAATTCAAGGGCACAGTGTACCTATCTttctaaaaagattttaaaaataatcattaaactgacaatatttacataatagtattttttttcttttggcaatgagaaaatgaattgcctgatttgctttctttttcatctGAATATGCAAAACAGCAAGATTTCTGTTAGTATTTTGGTAGTAAACTTGACCAACCTCTTCCGGAGCATTGATGACTCCTGTGTTGTAACCAAACTGCAGAGAGCCGATGACAGCCGTGCCCAGCGAGAACAAGAGATAACCCGTTACTTGCTTTCCCTGAGGGGCAGAGTGGTGGAAAGAACGGGAACAAGAAGGATAATTGAGGTTGATGGGGttgatgcaaaataaataaataaatatgaaatctgAGATCTTAATGGCATTGAAAATACAGAGGTAATTTAGATGCACTAAACTGGAATGCTGGCAGCAAACAAGTCAGTGATTCAGCAGTATAGCATTGAACTCACACTCTACTGCTTGGCATCCCCACATCTACTTGCTAATACATACAAGATCTTTCACAAAATACAAGTAATATGCAAAATAAGtcaaattgcaaaaacaaatgtttaatttttcttctacAGCCTTGCAAAAAAAGATGGAAGATGTTCAAGCTAATTCAGTGTCTATGTGATCCACAGCATTCATGACtcagtttgtctttttcctgAACATAATTGGATAAATTCAGATGAAATTTGTTTCCATGGCCATTTGCCTGCAATTGTGTCGCAATcaaatattattgatttatctGCATAATTAAAGAAAACCACATCAACCTTCATGACAACAAGATGTTTGAATGCTTACTGGGCTTTGGCAGAGTTCTAAAGAATTTATTCCATtctattttgcttctttttttaaatttgtaccTGTTGGGAACCGGCGTTTGGTTCCTAtttgtgttctgttgttggtgGTTCCCCATTtcatccaccagagggcgcttgAGGCTGCACTGAGGGATGGGTGTGCCCGTGGTTCAGCACACCTGTTGTTCATCTTCTAATCATCCTGAAGCTCAAGAGGAGCGGACTGCCTGCACTTCAgcgcctgagtgtttgccagtgATGGTACCTCAAGCCTCACTACGTTGACTCTCTGTGATTTTGTTCTCTGAGAGATACCTAGAGTAATTTCTCCTTGTCCTTTACTCTCTCAGGTGTTTTCCTCGTGACACTGAGCCTTCTCTTTGTGAAGACCTAGCTCTGGCCTTTTGGATTTCCATTCCTCGTGACGCCGTGTAATTTACTCACTGGTTGCCCGAGCCCAACAGTCAGCTCCTCAACCAGGTCACAAGCAGTTAGCGGAGTTTTTCTCCAGCTGGCAGTCAGGTCGCTCCTCTTTCTTCCTCCACGCTCAaaacttacctgtccgccctccaacgCAGCCTCCGCTACCCTGCCCAGGAATCACCCAACTGGATGAAACCTGGACCGCCTCACAGCCGCAACCAAGGTGGACCAAGACCCGAACCGGCAGCTACCCTCTCCCAGACTGAATCTACCATCTCACGAAGTAAGACCAGTCTAACTCTGTCCACCACTCACTTTTCCCATTACCACAAACTCATCATCTCCCTCTGTTAGTGAGCAGACGACCCCGTGAGCCCGTTTCTGGATTCATTCTCTCTCAAatcattttgtgcaaataaaatctcatttagCTGATCACTATTCTCCTGTgcttgttctgcatgtgggctaagAACTTAAAACCCATTATGATATTACCTCTGCATGTtataacatttaatatatgaagaAAATACAATACTACATTAACACAAATAATACTTCCATatcaataaatagaaaaaaagcaagGTCAAAAACAAGTAATTAAAAGATGGAATGCATTCCAGTGCAACTGAGGTTTTATTAAGTTATAAAATTTTTTagttaaaactgaaaagctTGTAAGTTTTGTAACATTTAGGATGTAGCTAATCTTACAGGTAATTTATTCCCCACAACATAATAGAAAATGTATTACTTCCACATCTATAATTTTGAACAATTCATGATTAGACCTCAATaaacaatgcaaaataaaacgatgaaaaaaaataaaaataaattttcagttAAATCCACGGGGATCCATGAAAGTCCATGAAGAAGTCCATGGATAAACAGCCTTCTTGGGGTCAAGTACACATTTCTGAGAAAAGCAAAAGCCATTCTGTTATCCAGCCCATGAAAGGTTTATTAAATGACTCTTAACACATAGCATTAATAAGTAATGCACCTCATGTGATTTAGTGGCAGGGCCAGACTGAACGACGTTTCAGCAAAAAGTCTGTAGCTGAGACACAGAGAAGCTGACAGGGCAGAATTGGCTGCTGCAATATGAAACGACAGAGATGTGGGTCGACCTCAGGTGATTATCTGCCTCTGCTTTAGCAATATCAGAATAAGGTCAAACAATATTAGCAGAGTGAATACGTTGCAGTTGTTTTAGGTAAAGAAGTATTGGCCAAACTGAATCAGTTTGGGGAGGAAAGAACAGAGGCGTTGACGAAAACCTCAATATATAATCAGTCAGGTTGGATTTTTTTAGGTCCGATCTAAACTAATCAAGTAACAGCTAAACAAAAAGCACTAGTAGATTGGTTGGACGTTGGATTTGATGATTTGGTGCTAGCTAGTAGAATCGTTAACAATTTCATAATTTGAAGCAACAAATGTGTGACAGCCATGTGAGATATTGAACTTGGGGCTACTTGGAGTTCCCCTGAATTTTCATAACTTCAGGGGGGTGTTTTTGTAAAGTTCAATTGGAACACAAAAGCTCTCTTCCCCCTTTGAGGTTGCTTGAAGGcagaaatgacaataaatttcagacagaagctgcagcagaagaaaaggACTGCTGAAGACACGGAAGATTGTCTGGCTGAGAGCTGTGAACCTCAGGCTTGAAGGCATGTGGatattaaaaatgcactttGCATCTTTAATATCAGACTCTCTTAAGATCAGAgagtctgacctctgaccttaatAGTGAGGCTGAGATTGCAGTTTGATGTGAGTGAACAATACCCTGAGATGAAAGTATAATATTCAATACTTCTATAAAACATATGCAGTGGAAATTCAGTGTGAATTTATAGTCTGAAAgaattcctttatttaatttagactgaaaaacaaaattggtttCCCTAAATCACTTTTATTGATGGgtgaagcttttatttattgatataggtttaaataaatttttgttttactgtattttatttcccttttgcTGAAAACATTGccttcattttcatatttaccATACACATCACAATATctacaataattttaaaacaacctGCTGACTTGATATTCAATAGTAGTtgttcaaaacttaaaaaaaagacaattcatttaaattactaACATAAAATGTAAGACCATCATTATTGGTCATTTAGataattttttcctccaaaaacatttgaacagtCTGCTACAGAAGGAAGCAGATTTCTCAATATTGTGTGTctaattttttagaaaagacaTTAATTGACTTTATGAGcagtaaaatgtcattttatttattcatacagTTGCAATAAGCcattgattattatttaaagtgATTGAATGTTTCCGTGAATATATATGGATGTTTAGTGGGAGACTTCCATACAGTAATTATACATGCATAATGCTGTACCCCTGTAGCAGGGGTCTTTATCACCCCCAAGATACTTCTGGAACATTgggaaatagaagaaaaaaaacactaagcAATGAA from Xiphophorus maculatus strain JP 163 A chromosome 13, X_maculatus-5.0-male, whole genome shotgun sequence encodes:
- the LOC102221922 gene encoding solute carrier family 2, facilitated glucose transporter member 1-like codes for the protein MEGQGKQVTGYLLFSLGTAVIGSLQFGYNTGVINAPEEKLRSFFNQTWLQRYNEPISSGVCTIVWSVAVAIFSVGGMVGSFSVGIMANRFGRRRSMFLVNILAVIGGLLMGFSTICSSYEMVIAGRLVIGLFCGLFTGLTPMYVGEVSPTPLRGAFGTLHQLGVVVGILIAQIFGLEVLLGSDKLWPLLLALTVAPAVLQCILLPFCPESPRFLLINLKQEEQARKALVRLRGTEDVNKDIQEMKEESAKMAMEKMVTIAELFRSAAYRQPLLIAVMLQLSQQLSGINAVFYYSTGIFSSAGVKQPIYATIGAGIVNTIFTVVSLFLVEKAGRRTLHLLGLGGMAVSALVMTVSLLLTHITAMSYVAILAVMLFVAMFELGPGPIPWFIVAELFSQGPRPAAMAVAGCCNWTANFLVGMSFPKLVEWCGPWVFLIFTAFLIIFFIFTFIKVPETKGKTFDEIAREFGGALPPATSSAEDPGATSSTAITLQASSPEKEKVPLVEAPAAAAAATPAAAPAAAPAAPTPATETTPLKDKSGAQGEQV